The Desulfomicrobium orale DSM 12838 genome includes a window with the following:
- a CDS encoding NF038143 family protein, with protein sequence MSLRFTLMTTLSITAKKQDILDHERKMAHEVALGVLEKPKPPLWMIFVPVFFVFFAQKMGQYKSGLASFVENYLKMRHCALEACLEFSKEEDDARGEKLINAVGPIPEEAREPFERWMRLLTEHYDLLFQARGEDLAAMIRHGYGSRTNYLLFCNSLNKAENAYNLALLPKMQGERDDLLYVIEKMHTCVTNLRRKEADRVFP encoded by the coding sequence ATGTCACTACGTTTCACGCTCATGACGACTCTTTCCATCACAGCCAAAAAGCAGGACATTCTCGACCACGAAAGAAAGATGGCCCATGAAGTGGCCCTCGGAGTATTGGAGAAGCCCAAACCTCCTCTGTGGATGATCTTTGTCCCTGTGTTTTTTGTTTTTTTCGCCCAGAAAATGGGGCAGTACAAAAGCGGGCTCGCCAGTTTCGTGGAAAACTACCTGAAAATGCGCCACTGCGCTCTGGAAGCATGTCTGGAGTTCAGCAAAGAGGAAGACGACGCACGCGGAGAGAAGCTGATCAATGCCGTCGGCCCGATTCCTGAAGAGGCCAGAGAGCCGTTCGAGCGGTGGATGCGCCTTCTGACGGAACATTACGACCTTCTCTTTCAGGCCCGGGGTGAGGATCTGGCCGCCATGATTCGTCATGGATACGGCAGCAGGACGAATTATCTGCTCTTCTGCAACAGTCTGAACAAGGCGGAAAACGCTTATAATCTGGCTTTACTGCCCAAGATGCAGGGCGAGCGCGACGATCTGCTGTATGTCATCGAAAAAATGCATACCTGCGTCACGAATCTGCGGCGCAAGGAAGCGGACAGAGTATTTCCCTAG
- a CDS encoding F0F1 ATP synthase subunit gamma gives MPSLRDIQNKIVGVKKTKQITKAMNMVASAKLRGAQSRIERFRPYADKFHDILVDLASRSDASAHPLLEKREVIQNVGIILVTSDKGLCGSFNANLCGAAYRLARQKEAEGKTVKFICIGRKGWDFIRKTTFEIVAQYTEHMSSFDFQLAGDAGDLVIDGYLTTQFDEVHIVYGKFVNIARQEAATVQILPAETPEEPVAGASSEYVFEPSVEGLLAELLPRYVKVQMYRGLLDTSASEHAARMSAMDNATKNCDEMVCSLTLIYNKARQASITTQLMDIVGGAEALKG, from the coding sequence ATGCCATCACTCAGGGACATTCAGAACAAAATCGTCGGCGTAAAGAAGACCAAGCAGATCACCAAGGCGATGAACATGGTCGCCTCGGCCAAGCTGCGCGGCGCCCAGAGCCGGATCGAACGCTTCCGTCCCTATGCTGACAAGTTCCACGACATTCTTGTCGATCTGGCCTCCCGCTCCGATGCCAGCGCGCATCCGCTGCTCGAAAAGCGCGAGGTCATCCAGAATGTGGGTATCATTCTGGTCACTTCGGACAAGGGTCTGTGCGGCAGCTTCAACGCGAACCTGTGCGGCGCGGCCTACAGGCTGGCCAGGCAGAAGGAAGCGGAAGGCAAGACGGTCAAGTTCATCTGCATCGGGAGAAAAGGCTGGGACTTCATCCGCAAGACAACGTTCGAAATCGTGGCGCAGTACACCGAACACATGTCCAGCTTCGATTTTCAGCTGGCCGGGGACGCGGGCGATCTCGTCATTGACGGTTATCTGACCACGCAATTCGACGAGGTGCACATCGTCTACGGGAAGTTCGTGAACATCGCCAGACAGGAAGCGGCCACCGTGCAGATTCTTCCTGCGGAAACGCCGGAGGAGCCTGTGGCCGGGGCATCCAGCGAGTACGTGTTCGAGCCGTCGGTGGAGGGCCTGCTGGCGGAACTTCTGCCGCGCTACGTGAAAGTGCAGATGTATCGCGGCCTGCTCGACACGTCGGCCAGCGAGCATGCGGCGCGGATGTCGGCCATGGATAATGCGACCAAGAACTGCGATGAAATGGTCTGCAGTCTGACGCTGATCTACAACAAAGCCAGACAGGCCAGCATCACCACCCAGTTAATGGATATCGTCGGCGGTGCCGAAGCACTGAAAGGATAA
- the rodA gene encoding rod shape-determining protein RodA has translation MIDRRVFSHINWGLLGLVVLLFLIGAVNLYSASTLRGAAGLELDSYFNKQMLWGGASFCVMMLCVTVDYRHFRGTAWPLFILSLFLLLGVAVAGKTIYGAKRWLDLGFFNLQPTELAKIAVLILAAHLLSRMEIRLGWMSLAKVLLVGLIPAALIVKQPDLGSALSILLILGGMVFFKGLQTGVFRILLVLAPLCLPFGWFFLHDYQKQRILTFLDPGNDPLGAGYHIIQSQIAIGSGGFWGKGFLEGTQSQLRFLPEKHTDFAFAVFGEEWGFSGTMVLLILFCSFLYQIYVVALEAKDEFGSCLCAGVFFYFFWQVLINMGMVLGIMPVVGIPLPFISYGGSASVVNFCMIGIVLNVAMRRFVFKKN, from the coding sequence ATGATCGACCGGAGAGTTTTTTCCCATATCAACTGGGGATTGCTCGGGCTGGTAGTCCTTCTTTTCCTTATCGGCGCCGTCAACCTTTATTCCGCCAGTACACTGCGCGGTGCCGCCGGACTGGAGCTGGATTCCTACTTCAACAAGCAAATGCTGTGGGGCGGCGCGAGCTTCTGCGTCATGATGCTCTGCGTGACTGTCGATTACCGGCATTTCCGGGGAACAGCCTGGCCCCTTTTCATTCTTTCGCTGTTCCTGCTGCTGGGCGTGGCCGTGGCCGGCAAAACCATCTACGGCGCCAAACGCTGGCTGGATCTCGGTTTTTTCAACCTGCAACCCACGGAACTGGCCAAGATAGCTGTGCTCATTCTGGCTGCTCATCTACTGTCCAGAATGGAGATCCGGCTCGGGTGGATGAGCTTGGCCAAGGTGCTGCTGGTAGGACTGATTCCGGCGGCCCTGATCGTCAAACAGCCGGATCTGGGCTCGGCCCTCAGTATCCTGCTCATCCTGGGGGGCATGGTATTTTTCAAGGGCCTCCAGACCGGCGTATTCCGTATACTGCTCGTGCTCGCTCCCCTTTGCCTGCCATTTGGCTGGTTTTTTCTGCATGACTACCAGAAACAAAGAATCTTGACCTTTCTGGACCCGGGCAACGACCCTCTGGGCGCGGGCTACCATATCATTCAGTCCCAGATCGCCATCGGCTCCGGCGGATTCTGGGGTAAAGGGTTTCTGGAAGGCACCCAGAGTCAGCTCCGGTTTCTCCCGGAAAAGCACACGGACTTCGCTTTCGCCGTTTTCGGCGAGGAATGGGGATTTTCCGGCACCATGGTTCTTCTCATCCTGTTCTGCTCCTTCCTTTACCAGATTTATGTCGTGGCTCTGGAAGCCAAGGATGAATTTGGCAGTTGCCTCTGCGCGGGAGTGTTTTTCTATTTTTTCTGGCAAGTGCTGATCAATATGGGCATGGTTCTGGGCATCATGCCGGTGGTGGGCATCCCACTGCCTTTCATCAGTTACGGCGGCAGTGCTTCCGTGGTGAATTTCTGCATGATCGGCATTGTGCTCAACGTGGCCATGCGCCGCTTTGTGTTCAAAAAAAACTGA
- the mrdA gene encoding penicillin-binding protein 2, which produces MGTFDPPERPPIFSGPLFLLILIAGLFCVFGIRLWYLQVYKTEFYQSRAQQNRTRQSTLFSPRGIIHDRDGVLLAENAPAYALALVREECPDIPGTLDQICRWTGIPREDLQKAFEIGRKRVKHFDEQVIVPNIPFDLVAVVEAHLQDWPGLSIVVRPKRYYAHGKTLAHLLGYVARANEEELANDPDLQLGDDVGKQGIELVLERRLRGTKGLEEFEVDASGRVLSSRIVSQPVMGEDLTLSVSLRLQEAATRALEGKAGAIVVMDAGTGQILAQVSLPTYDPNEFVVGISHSKWKELLDDPLHPLQNRPIQSAYPPGSVFKLVVGALGLDSGLMTHRSTVFCPGKYTLGNRDFRCWRWGGHGITDFRKSLVESCDVYYYQVGERLGVSAIGDYAMRCGFGEKTGVELPHERSGNIPTPEWKFKRFGERWQKGETLNFSIGQGHTLATPLQVAKFVSALVNGGTLLRPTLLLADKPDVAGTLPMSPATRKQTVDAMVATVEDPKGTARMLRRPGIRVGGKTGTSQVVKLLDKYAKKKTREIPYKYRDHAWMAAFAEKDDKRYAIVAMIEHGGQGGAEAGPVVGAVIDALFPPEFPEPAEES; this is translated from the coding sequence GTGGGTACATTTGATCCGCCCGAGAGGCCGCCCATTTTTTCCGGGCCGCTTTTTCTGCTGATTCTGATCGCGGGGCTTTTCTGCGTCTTTGGAATCCGGCTGTGGTATCTGCAGGTTTACAAGACCGAATTCTACCAGAGCCGGGCGCAACAGAACAGAACCAGACAGAGCACCCTTTTTTCTCCGCGCGGCATCATTCACGACCGGGATGGAGTGCTTCTGGCTGAAAACGCTCCGGCATACGCACTGGCGCTGGTACGCGAGGAATGCCCGGATATTCCCGGCACTCTGGACCAGATCTGCAGATGGACGGGGATACCCCGGGAGGATTTGCAGAAGGCTTTCGAAATAGGCCGCAAGCGCGTCAAACATTTTGACGAGCAGGTCATCGTCCCCAACATTCCTTTTGATCTGGTGGCGGTGGTGGAGGCCCACCTCCAGGATTGGCCGGGACTGAGCATCGTCGTCCGGCCCAAAAGATACTACGCTCACGGGAAAACCCTGGCCCATCTGCTCGGCTATGTGGCCAGGGCCAACGAGGAAGAACTGGCCAACGATCCGGATCTGCAGCTGGGCGACGACGTGGGCAAACAGGGCATCGAGCTCGTGCTGGAACGCAGGTTGCGTGGCACCAAGGGGCTCGAGGAGTTCGAGGTGGACGCCTCGGGCCGGGTGCTGTCCTCGCGTATCGTCTCCCAGCCCGTCATGGGCGAGGATCTGACGCTGAGCGTTTCCCTGCGGCTGCAGGAGGCCGCTACCCGCGCACTGGAGGGGAAGGCTGGGGCCATTGTGGTCATGGACGCCGGAACGGGCCAGATTCTGGCGCAGGTCAGCCTGCCCACGTATGATCCCAACGAATTCGTGGTCGGCATCAGCCATTCCAAATGGAAAGAGCTGCTGGACGACCCGCTGCACCCTCTGCAGAACAGACCTATCCAGAGCGCCTATCCGCCGGGCTCCGTTTTCAAGCTGGTGGTGGGGGCTCTGGGCCTGGACAGCGGACTCATGACTCATCGGAGCACGGTTTTCTGCCCGGGGAAGTACACGCTGGGCAACCGGGACTTCCGCTGCTGGCGTTGGGGCGGGCATGGGATTACGGATTTTCGCAAATCTCTCGTGGAATCCTGCGACGTCTACTACTATCAGGTGGGAGAGCGGCTGGGCGTGAGTGCCATCGGCGATTACGCCATGCGTTGTGGCTTCGGGGAAAAGACGGGCGTGGAACTGCCCCATGAGCGTTCAGGAAACATCCCCACTCCGGAGTGGAAATTCAAACGCTTCGGCGAGCGCTGGCAGAAAGGCGAAACGCTGAATTTTTCCATCGGGCAGGGCCATACGCTGGCCACGCCGCTCCAGGTAGCCAAGTTCGTATCGGCCCTGGTCAACGGAGGCACGCTGTTGCGTCCGACGCTGCTGCTCGCGGACAAGCCGGATGTGGCCGGAACGCTGCCCATGAGCCCGGCCACACGGAAGCAGACTGTCGACGCCATGGTCGCCACGGTGGAAGACCCCAAAGGCACGGCCCGCATGCTTCGCCGTCCGGGCATCAGGGTGGGGGGCAAGACGGGTACCTCGCAGGTGGTGAAGCTGCTGGACAAGTACGCCAAGAAAAAGACCCGGGAAATCCCCTACAAATACCGGGATCACGCCTGGATGGCCGCGTTCGCGGAAAAGGACGACAAGCGTTACGCCATCGTGGCCATGATAGAACACGGCGGCCAGGGCGGAGCTGAAGCCGGCCCAGTGGTAGGGGCCGTGATCGACGCACTTTTTCCCCCGGAATTTCCGGAACCGGCGGAGGAATCATGA
- the atpH gene encoding ATP synthase F1 subunit delta, translated as MTGNIVARRYAKALFAVAQEQSGKDAPAQYGEDLSRLADLLENAPDLMKIFRNPVFTVEEKRGVILKVLEKAALSPMIRNFCLLLADKDRLAFLPEISAAYGALLDVEQGVLRGKLVTAVKLSEAVQKSVVDKLAKESGRKIVLDYEVDQDIIGGLMLKIGDRVLDASIRAQLQILKENIKRGE; from the coding sequence TTGACAGGGAACATCGTAGCAAGACGGTATGCCAAGGCGCTGTTCGCCGTCGCGCAGGAGCAGTCCGGCAAGGACGCGCCGGCGCAATACGGCGAGGACCTGTCCAGGCTGGCTGATCTTCTGGAGAATGCCCCGGATCTTATGAAAATCTTCCGCAACCCTGTTTTCACTGTGGAAGAAAAGAGAGGGGTTATCCTTAAAGTGTTGGAGAAAGCGGCCCTAAGCCCCATGATCCGCAACTTCTGCCTGCTCTTGGCGGACAAGGACCGCTTGGCCTTCCTGCCGGAAATCAGTGCTGCGTACGGAGCGCTGCTGGATGTCGAGCAGGGCGTACTGCGCGGCAAACTGGTCACGGCGGTGAAGCTTTCCGAAGCCGTGCAGAAAAGCGTCGTCGACAAACTGGCAAAGGAATCGGGACGCAAGATCGTCCTCGACTATGAGGTGGATCAGGACATCATCGGCGGACTCATGCTCAAGATCGGAGACAGGGTTCTCGACGCCAGCATTCGGGCTCAACTGCAAATTTTGAAGGAAAATATCAAAAGAGGTGAGTAG
- a CDS encoding ATP synthase F0 subunit B produces the protein MKKFRTAGLLTVTLVFCAVMAFASEDASSGSKLPDLLYRVITFAIVAFLVYKFAGKRIVALFTGRSRQIEVELADLDERRTEAQDRLREVEESIADLEAERSRILAEATAQGEARRRAIIDKAEAQALQIKAQAEIAAAQEAKQAIDAIRAELAEKITSAAEELVKKQLKKKDHEELVNEYLKKVVLN, from the coding sequence TTGAAAAAGTTCAGGACTGCCGGATTGCTGACGGTGACGCTGGTTTTCTGTGCGGTGATGGCGTTTGCCAGCGAAGATGCGTCCAGCGGCAGCAAGCTGCCGGATTTGCTCTATCGCGTTATCACCTTCGCCATTGTCGCCTTTCTGGTGTACAAGTTCGCGGGCAAACGCATTGTCGCCCTGTTCACCGGCCGCAGCAGACAGATCGAGGTGGAGCTTGCCGATCTGGATGAACGCCGGACGGAAGCCCAGGATCGTCTGCGGGAAGTGGAAGAGAGCATCGCCGATCTGGAAGCCGAACGCTCCCGGATTCTCGCCGAGGCTACCGCGCAGGGCGAGGCCAGGCGGCGGGCCATCATCGATAAGGCTGAGGCCCAGGCTCTTCAGATCAAGGCGCAGGCCGAAATCGCCGCTGCTCAGGAGGCGAAGCAGGCCATCGACGCCATCCGGGCCGAACTGGCGGAGAAAATCACTTCCGCCGCCGAGGAGCTGGTGAAGAAGCAGCTCAAGAAGAAGGATCACGAGGAGTTGGTCAACGAATATCTTAAAAAGGTGGTGCTCAATTGA
- a CDS encoding ATP synthase F0 subunit B codes for MIELNWTFFVQFANFVITLMVLNLVLYRPIRGIIKKRAEVMDQKLRSIEDFTAEAEIKLKNYRAALAEARTEAQGIRHSLKEEGMATESSVLSAAGTEAAEKIAAARKDIEHQKQAALKSLRGTVTTYAKEVAEKVLNRA; via the coding sequence ATGATCGAACTCAATTGGACGTTTTTTGTTCAGTTCGCGAACTTCGTGATTACTCTAATGGTCCTGAATCTTGTGCTGTACCGCCCCATCCGCGGGATCATCAAAAAGCGGGCGGAAGTCATGGACCAGAAGCTGCGCTCCATCGAAGACTTCACTGCCGAGGCCGAGATCAAACTGAAAAATTACCGGGCCGCCTTGGCCGAGGCCCGCACAGAAGCCCAGGGGATCCGCCATTCCCTGAAAGAGGAGGGCATGGCCACGGAGAGTTCTGTGCTGAGCGCCGCCGGAACCGAAGCTGCCGAGAAGATCGCTGCGGCCAGGAAGGACATTGAGCATCAGAAACAGGCTGCTCTCAAGTCTCTGCGCGGGACAGTGACTACATACGCGAAGGAAGTCGCCGAAAAAGTGCTGAACAGGGCGTGA
- the mreC gene encoding rod shape-determining protein MreC yields the protein MFPRFRHLVLFFFLPLFLYFSIYTWNWKTGYLDRLSTFMGLDLAGWILTPGRLVQHHVTAFWSRYIYLVGVRQENEDLSIRLHEVERDLTRLSEKAKSADRMAALLRFSPEISWDMRGCRVIGQKLGPNAILESMLVDAGSVHGVRANDPVISTKGAVGRIVRPGAHFSSVLLLSDPTSRIPVLTSEGRVPAIVQGRGFGAFLEVKFIPRNDEVSPGEILITSGQGGVFPKGIPVARVVEVTPADVSLFQNVYAEPLLALRYYEELLILSRRNEIPDEAGNTTTGDENATQDSGNASAAKENSNGTSAADTQATDGSGVRQKARKKR from the coding sequence ATGTTTCCCCGCTTCCGGCACCTCGTTCTTTTTTTCTTCCTGCCGCTCTTTCTCTATTTTTCCATATATACTTGGAACTGGAAAACGGGGTATCTGGACAGGCTGTCAACATTCATGGGGCTCGATCTCGCCGGGTGGATCCTGACTCCCGGACGTCTGGTGCAACACCATGTGACCGCTTTCTGGTCCAGGTACATATATCTGGTCGGCGTACGCCAGGAAAATGAAGACCTCTCCATCAGACTGCACGAGGTGGAACGCGACCTGACCCGCCTTTCGGAAAAGGCCAAGTCCGCCGACCGCATGGCCGCCCTGCTGCGGTTCTCTCCCGAGATTTCATGGGACATGCGTGGCTGCCGGGTCATCGGCCAGAAGCTCGGCCCCAACGCCATTCTGGAATCCATGCTGGTGGATGCAGGTTCCGTCCACGGCGTGCGGGCCAACGACCCGGTCATCTCGACCAAAGGCGCGGTGGGCCGCATCGTCCGGCCCGGGGCGCATTTTTCCTCCGTACTGCTGCTTTCGGACCCCACCAGCAGAATCCCCGTGCTCACCAGCGAGGGACGTGTGCCCGCAATCGTGCAGGGGCGGGGTTTTGGGGCATTTCTGGAAGTGAAGTTCATCCCGCGCAACGACGAGGTCTCTCCCGGCGAAATCCTGATCACATCGGGACAGGGAGGCGTTTTTCCCAAAGGCATTCCCGTGGCACGCGTGGTGGAAGTCACACCCGCCGACGTCTCCCTCTTTCAGAACGTGTACGCGGAGCCGCTGCTGGCCCTGCGCTACTACGAAGAACTGCTCATTCTGAGCCGCCGAAACGAGATACCGGACGAGGCTGGCAATACCACTACCGGAGATGAGAACGCCACGCAGGACTCGGGCAATGCTTCTGCCGCGAAGGAAAACTCCAACGGCACCTCTGCCGCGGATACTCAGGCGACGGACGGCTCCGGAGTCCGGCAGAAGGCGCGTAAAAAACGGTAG
- a CDS encoding F0F1 ATP synthase subunit epsilon encodes MANTLTLEIVTPDKMVLREEVEYVGAPGINGEFGVLPNHIPFLSALGIGGLYYKVNGKKYYVFVAGGFAEITPTKVSVLAEVAERAEDIDLERARRAQERAEQRIRQQQEKVEYAATQAALSRAIHRMRCRQYASGEGSLH; translated from the coding sequence ATGGCCAACACACTTACGCTTGAAATCGTGACGCCGGACAAGATGGTGCTCAGGGAAGAGGTCGAATATGTCGGCGCTCCGGGCATCAACGGCGAGTTCGGCGTTCTGCCCAATCATATCCCGTTTCTCTCCGCCCTCGGTATCGGGGGGCTGTATTACAAGGTCAACGGCAAGAAGTATTATGTGTTTGTTGCCGGAGGTTTTGCCGAGATTACCCCGACAAAGGTGTCGGTGCTCGCCGAGGTCGCCGAGAGGGCCGAGGACATTGATCTTGAACGCGCCCGCCGCGCCCAGGAGAGAGCCGAGCAGAGAATCAGGCAGCAGCAGGAGAAGGTGGAATACGCCGCGACACAGGCGGCCCTGTCCAGAGCCATTCACCGTATGAGATGCCGCCAGTATGCTTCAGGCGAAGGCTCGCTGCACTGA
- the atpD gene encoding F0F1 ATP synthase subunit beta gives MSAVNTGKIVQVIGPVVDLEFAEGKLPSILNAILITNPTIDDTKDNLVVEVAQHLGNGVVRCIAMDNTDGLVRGQEGKDTGQPIQVPVGKASLGRILNVVGRPVDEKGPIVSDKTYSIHRPAPGFTEQSTKIEVLETGVKVIDLLVPFPKGGKMGMFGGAGVGKTVILMEMINNIAKNHGGISVFAGVGERTREGNDLYHEMIEAGVLDKACLVYGQMNEPPGARSRVALTALAAAEYFRDEENQDVLLFVDNIFRFTQAGSEVSALLGRMPSAVGYQPTLGTDLGELQERITSTNKGSITSVQAVYVPADDLTDPAPATTFSHLDGTIVLSRQIAELGIYPAVDPLDSTSRILDPNVIGMDHYTTARAVQRILQKYKDLQDIIAILGMDELSDEDKLTVSRARKIQRFLSQPFFVAAQFTGKEGRYVKLEDTIKGFKEIIEGKHDSVPESCFYMVGGLDEALENAKKQ, from the coding sequence ATGAGTGCTGTGAATACCGGAAAAATAGTGCAGGTCATCGGACCTGTTGTCGATCTGGAGTTTGCCGAGGGGAAACTCCCCAGTATCTTGAATGCCATTCTCATCACTAATCCAACCATTGACGACACCAAAGACAATCTGGTCGTCGAGGTGGCCCAGCATCTGGGCAACGGCGTGGTGCGCTGCATCGCCATGGACAACACCGACGGCTTGGTCCGCGGGCAGGAAGGCAAGGACACGGGCCAACCCATTCAGGTGCCCGTAGGCAAGGCCTCTCTGGGCCGCATCCTGAACGTCGTGGGCCGTCCGGTGGATGAAAAGGGTCCCATCGTCTCCGACAAGACCTACTCCATCCACCGCCCTGCCCCCGGATTCACCGAGCAGTCCACCAAGATCGAGGTGCTGGAAACGGGAGTCAAGGTCATCGACCTGCTGGTTCCTTTTCCCAAGGGCGGCAAGATGGGCATGTTCGGTGGCGCGGGCGTGGGCAAGACCGTTATCCTCATGGAGATGATCAACAACATCGCCAAAAACCACGGCGGCATCTCCGTATTCGCGGGCGTGGGCGAGCGGACCCGCGAGGGCAACGACCTGTACCATGAAATGATCGAGGCTGGCGTTCTGGACAAAGCCTGCCTGGTTTACGGCCAGATGAACGAGCCTCCGGGAGCCCGTTCCCGTGTGGCCCTGACCGCCTTGGCTGCGGCCGAGTACTTCCGTGACGAGGAAAACCAGGACGTGCTGCTGTTCGTGGACAACATCTTCCGCTTCACCCAGGCCGGCTCCGAAGTTTCGGCTCTTCTGGGCCGCATGCCTTCGGCCGTGGGTTATCAGCCCACCCTGGGCACGGACCTCGGCGAGCTTCAGGAACGCATCACCTCCACCAACAAGGGCTCCATCACGTCGGTGCAGGCTGTTTACGTCCCCGCCGACGACCTGACTGACCCTGCTCCGGCCACGACCTTCTCGCATCTGGACGGTACCATCGTGCTTTCCCGCCAGATCGCGGAGCTCGGCATCTACCCCGCCGTGGACCCGCTGGACTCCACATCCCGCATTCTGGACCCCAACGTCATCGGCATGGACCACTACACCACGGCCCGCGCCGTGCAGAGAATCCTGCAGAAATACAAGGATCTGCAGGACATCATCGCCATTTTGGGCATGGACGAACTGTCCGACGAGGACAAGCTGACCGTATCCAGAGCCAGAAAAATCCAGCGTTTCCTGTCCCAGCCGTTCTTCGTGGCGGCGCAGTTCACGGGCAAGGAAGGCCGCTATGTCAAACTTGAGGACACCATCAAGGGCTTCAAGGAAATCATCGAGGGCAAGCATGACTCCGTGCCGGAATCCTGCTTCTACATGGTCGGCGGTCTGGACGAGGCTCTGGAAAACGCCAAGAAACAGTAA
- the atpA gene encoding F0F1 ATP synthase subunit alpha, with translation MQIKAEEISQIIEGQIKNYEKKVEMSETGVVLSVGDGIARVYGCDNAMAMELLEFPGGVMGMVLNLEEDSVGVALLGETEHIKEGDVVKRTGRIFQVPVGDAVMGRVIDPLGNPIDGLGPIQTDTYRNVEIKAPGIIARKSVHEPMYTGLKAVDAMTPIGRGQRELIIGDRQVGKTAVGVDAILAQKNSDIHCFYVAIGQKRSTVAQVVEALRQNGALEYTTVISATASEPAPLQFIAAYCGCTMAEFYRDNGKHALIIYDDLSKQAVAYRQMSLLLRRPPGREAFPGDVFYLHSRLLERACKLNDDLGAGSLTALPIIETQAGDVSAYIPTNVISITDGQVYLEPNLFMAGIRPAINVGLSVSRVGGAAQIKAMKKVAGTLRLDLAQYRELAAFAQFGSDLDKATKTKLTRGERLVELLKQPQYQPMPVEEQVAVLYAGTRGYLDDVAVADAIRFGSELVDFMRNQKSNVLAEIVQTKDLGAETEKKLAAAIEEFKTGFKA, from the coding sequence ATGCAGATCAAAGCAGAAGAAATCAGCCAGATCATCGAAGGCCAGATCAAGAATTACGAGAAAAAGGTCGAGATGAGCGAAACTGGCGTGGTCCTGTCGGTGGGTGACGGCATTGCCCGGGTCTATGGCTGTGACAATGCCATGGCCATGGAACTCCTCGAATTTCCGGGCGGCGTCATGGGCATGGTCCTGAACCTGGAAGAAGACTCGGTGGGCGTGGCTCTTCTCGGTGAAACCGAGCACATCAAGGAAGGAGATGTGGTCAAGCGCACGGGCCGGATTTTCCAGGTACCCGTGGGCGACGCGGTTATGGGCCGGGTCATCGACCCCCTCGGCAACCCTATCGACGGCCTTGGACCGATCCAGACGGACACCTACCGGAACGTCGAGATCAAGGCTCCCGGCATCATTGCCCGTAAATCCGTGCACGAGCCCATGTACACGGGACTCAAGGCCGTTGACGCCATGACGCCCATCGGGCGCGGTCAGCGCGAGCTGATCATCGGCGACCGCCAGGTCGGTAAGACGGCCGTGGGCGTCGACGCCATTCTGGCCCAGAAAAACAGCGACATCCATTGCTTCTATGTGGCCATCGGCCAGAAACGCTCCACAGTGGCCCAGGTGGTCGAAGCCCTGCGCCAGAACGGCGCTCTGGAATACACCACGGTCATTTCCGCCACCGCGTCCGAGCCGGCCCCGCTGCAATTCATCGCCGCCTACTGCGGCTGCACCATGGCCGAATTTTACCGCGACAACGGCAAACACGCTCTCATCATCTACGACGACCTTTCCAAGCAGGCCGTGGCCTACCGCCAGATGTCCCTGCTGCTGCGCCGTCCTCCGGGACGTGAGGCCTTCCCCGGCGACGTTTTCTATCTGCACTCCCGCCTGCTGGAGCGCGCCTGCAAACTGAATGACGACCTCGGCGCGGGCTCCCTGACGGCTCTGCCCATCATCGAAACCCAGGCTGGCGACGTGTCGGCGTACATTCCCACGAACGTCATCTCCATTACCGACGGGCAGGTCTACCTTGAACCCAACCTGTTCATGGCCGGCATCCGCCCCGCCATCAACGTCGGCCTGTCCGTTTCCCGCGTCGGCGGCGCGGCCCAGATCAAGGCCATGAAGAAGGTGGCCGGAACCCTGCGCCTGGACTTGGCGCAGTACCGCGAACTGGCGGCTTTTGCCCAGTTCGGCTCCGATCTGGACAAGGCCACCAAGACCAAGCTGACCCGCGGCGAACGACTGGTGGAGCTGCTCAAGCAGCCGCAGTACCAGCCCATGCCGGTGGAAGAGCAGGTGGCCGTGCTGTACGCGGGCACGCGCGGATACCTTGATGACGTGGCCGTGGCAGACGCCATCCGGTTCGGCAGCGAGCTGGTCGACTTCATGCGCAACCAGAAGTCCAATGTGCTGGCTGAAATCGTCCAGACCAAAGACCTGGGCGCGGAGACCGAAAAGAAACTGGCTGCCGCGATTGAGGAATTCAAGACCGGCTTTAAGGCCTAG